The genome window CGACACCGACCTCGACTACTTCGCCGTGCGCGACGCGCTGCGCACCGGTGCCGGCTACGAGGGCACCGTGGAGTTCTTCCCCGAGGAGGGCAAGTACCACCTCGACGGGCACCGCAAGTGCGACGTGCGGATGGAACCCGGCGACACCCGCGCCCACGGCGGGCGGTGCCCGAGCTGCGGCAAGCCGCTGACCGTCGGGGTGCTGCACCGCGTCGACGCGCTGGCCGACCGGCCCGCGGGGGTCCGCCCGGACGGCGCCGCCGGATACCGCAACCTCATCCCGCTGCCGGAGATCGTCGGCGAGATCCTGGGCGTGGGCCCGAAGAGCAAGAAGGTCCGCAGCGAGATCGACCGGCTCACCGCGGCGCACGGACCGGAACTGTCCATCCTGGAACAGGTGCCGCTCGACGAGCTGCGCCGCAGCTCGGAGCCGCTGGCCGAGGCGGTCGACCGGTTGCGGCGCGGCCAGGTCATCCGCGAGTCCGGCTACGACGGCGAGTACGGCGTGATCCGGCTGTTCGAGCCGGGCGAGCTCCATCGGCTTCGCAGCGGCCACGCCTCAGCCCTCTTCGACGACGCGCTGTTCACCCCGGCCCGACCCGCGCCGACCCGGCCCGCAACGGTCGAGCCGAACCCACCGGAACCCGCCGACGAGCCGCAAACACCCGCGGCCCGGCCGGACGCCGCCGACGGTGTGCTCGCCGGGCTCGACCCCGACCAGCGCGCCGCGGCCTCGGTCGAGTCCGGACCGCTGCTGATCGTCGCCGGCCCCGGAACCGGCAAGACCCGCACCGTGACCCACCGCATCGCGCACCTGGTGCTGGAAAGGCAGGTCCCGGCGCGGGAGTGCCTGGCCATCACCTTCACCCGGCGCGCCGCGGAGGAGATGACCGAGCGGCTGCACGCGCTGGCCGGTCCCACCGCCGCAGAGCTGACCGTGGCCACCTTCCACTCCTTCGGCCTCCAGCTCCTGCGCGACCACCACGACAAGGCAGGGCTCAGCGCCGACTTCGGACTGGCCGACGCGAGCGTGCAGCACGAGGTCCTCACCGAGGTCGCCGGTGACGAGCGCGCCGCGCGGGCGCTGCGCTCTGAGCTGTCGCGCGCCCGCCGAGGCGGCGACACCGATGAGGACACCGCGTCCGCCCTGCACCGCTACACCACCGCACTGCGCGAGCGGAACCTGATCGACTTCGACGACCTGATCGTGCTGCCGGTGCGGCTGCTGGAGTCCGACGGCGATCTGCGTGCGGCCTACCGCGACCGGTTCCGCTGGATCACCGTCGACGAGTACCAGGACGTCGACGAGATGCAGTACCGGCTGCTGCGCCAACTCGCCCCCGCCGCGGCGAACCTGACCGCCATCGGCGACCCCGACCAGGCGATCTACTCCTTCCGCGGTGCCGACGTCGGGTTCTTCCTGCGTTTCCAAAAGGACTGGCCGCAGGCTCCGGTGGTGCAGCTGACCCGCAACTACCGCAGCGGACGACACATCCTCGACGGCGCGGTGCGGGCCATCCGACCCAGCACGCTGGTGCCCGACCGCGTCCTGCTGCCCGCCGGTGACCGGCCGGCGCAGCGCATCACCGTGCACGAGGCCGCCGACGAGCACGCCGAAGCCGCGTTCGTGGCCCGCAGCATCGACCGGCTGCTCGGCGGCGCCTCGTTCCACTCCCTCGACAGCGGCCGCGTCGACGGCGACGGGCCCGGCGGCATCGGCTTCGCCGACATCGCGGTCCTCTACCGCACGGACTCGCAGTCGCGGGCCGTGCTCGACGAACTGGTGCGCTGCGGCCTGCCGGTGCAGAAGCGCTCGCACGACCCGCTCTCGGCCCGCCCCGGCGTCGACCACCTCATGCGTGAGCTCGCACTGATGCCGGCGCGGGAGGGCTCGGTGCCCGAGCGGGTGCGGTGGGCCGCCGAGGCGGTGCTGACCGCGATGCCCGATGCCGGCCAGGAGCAGACCGCCGAAATCCACGCGGCCGCCGAACTGCTCACACCGCTGGCGCAGCGCTGCGGCGACGACGTGCAGCGCTTCCGCCGCGAACTGATGCTCGGCGCCGAGGTCGACGCGCTGGACCCGCGCGCCGACGCCATCTCGCTGCTCACCCTGCACGCGGCCAAGGGATTGGAGTTCCCGGTGGTGTTCGTCGTGGGCTGCGAGGACGGTCTGCTGCCGCTGCACTGGCCGGGCTCCACACCAGGGGACGACGACATCGCCGAGGAACGCCGGCTGTTCTTCGTCGGGATGACCCGCGCCCAGGACCACCTCTACCTCACCCGCGCGGCCCGCCGCACCCGGCACGGCACCGAACGCGACAGCCGCCCCTCGCCGTTCCTGGCGGGCCTGGGCGAGGACATCGTCGAGCGCATCGCCGCGCCCGCCCGCCGTCGCACTCGCGCGACCCAGCTGAGCCTGCTGTGACCGGGCACGGCGCTGCCGTCTTCGCAGGGCTGTTCAGAAGGCGTTGAGTGCAGGCACGAATTCGGTCTTGATGAATGTCTCCAGCGATGTCGGGGTGGCTGTCTCCGGGGTTCGCGGCTGGGTCATGCGCAGGTGACCGGTGTTCACAGCGTGCGGGACTTCCGCCATCATCGCGGCGACGTTGTCCGACACACCGGCTTCGCGCAGTTGCTCGTGGAAAGTCTCCACAGTGCAGCGTTCGTAGGTCACGGGTGCGTCGATCGCTGTTGCGATCGCCCGTGCGACCTCGTTCATGCTCACGTCTCGTTCACCGTGCAGTTCCCGGATTAGTGTCCCGGTCTGTGGTCGTGTCAGTTCCTCGGCCGCGGCGATGCCGACGTCGGTCGTGGTGATCAGCGGCAGTGGCACGTCGGGGTCGAACGGCGCGATGATCCGACGTCGGGTACGCACGGAGTCGAGGTGGTCGAGGAGGTTTTCCATGTAGTAGCCCGCGCGCAGCCACGTGATGTCCACTCCGGGAATGCTCGAAAGACGGTTCTCGAAGCGGTGCAAGCCTGCAACGGGGCCGGTTCCGCTGGTGTGTTGTGCTCCCCAGCTGCTCAGCGCTACGACACGGGGCACCCCGGATTGGGTGACAGCGTCGGTGAGGGCGGCTGCCGCGTGGTCCTGGAAGGCGGCGAAGTCGGGGTGGTCGGGGATGTAGTTGGGTTGGATGACCAAGTAGGCGGCATCTGCTCCGCGGAGAGCGCTGGTCATCGCGGTGGGGTCGGATTGGTCGGCCTGGTGGATCTGGACTCCGTGGTCGGCGAGGTGCGCGAGGTTGCGCGGATTGCGGCCGACTGCTCGCACGTTGTGGCCGTTTTCCAGCAGGTGCGATGCCGCCGCGCGGCCGGTGCGGCCGCTGGCTCCGGTGATGACGTACATGATTCTTCCTGTGTCAGTAGCGGTTTCCCGCATCAGGTGCGGCTATTGCAGAGATCTCGGCGAGATCGTCCGGGGAAAGACTGATTCCGATGGCTGCGAGGGTGTCCTGCGAGTAGGCACGCCGTTTGGTGCCGGGGAGAGACGACGTGATCGCCCTGATGGGAGATCCAGGCGAGCGCGAGCTGCGCAAGGTGTCGCTCCGTGACGTGCGGCGAGCCCGGACGAGTTGCCGCACGTTCCGCTTGCTGTTCGCGAAGTTCTATTCCGATACCACCAGCGAGCCCAGGTGCCGTGCGCCAAAGGGCGGTTCGCCGAGGCGTCATGATGTGCGTACTTCTCGGGTGGTGAACGTGGAAGCCGACAACGTGGCAAGCGACCCGAGACGCACCAGCGCTTCTTCCGTGGCGTC of Saccharopolyspora erythraea contains these proteins:
- a CDS encoding UvrD-helicase domain-containing protein encodes the protein MRYYADLHIHSKYSRACSKDCDIEHLTWWARRKGISLVGTGDFTHPAWFAHLREVLEPAEPGVFRLRPEHDREFSRTMPPTCSGDVRFMLSVEISTIYKYGDFTRKVHHLCYMPDFAAAEKFNQRLGRIGNLGSDGRPILGLDSRDLLEITLESGDGAYLVPAHIWTPWFAVLGSKAGFNSIEECYRDLSEYIFALETGLSSDPEMNWRVSMLDRYTLVSHSDAHSPPMLGREASVFDTDLDYFAVRDALRTGAGYEGTVEFFPEEGKYHLDGHRKCDVRMEPGDTRAHGGRCPSCGKPLTVGVLHRVDALADRPAGVRPDGAAGYRNLIPLPEIVGEILGVGPKSKKVRSEIDRLTAAHGPELSILEQVPLDELRRSSEPLAEAVDRLRRGQVIRESGYDGEYGVIRLFEPGELHRLRSGHASALFDDALFTPARPAPTRPATVEPNPPEPADEPQTPAARPDAADGVLAGLDPDQRAAASVESGPLLIVAGPGTGKTRTVTHRIAHLVLERQVPARECLAITFTRRAAEEMTERLHALAGPTAAELTVATFHSFGLQLLRDHHDKAGLSADFGLADASVQHEVLTEVAGDERAARALRSELSRARRGGDTDEDTASALHRYTTALRERNLIDFDDLIVLPVRLLESDGDLRAAYRDRFRWITVDEYQDVDEMQYRLLRQLAPAAANLTAIGDPDQAIYSFRGADVGFFLRFQKDWPQAPVVQLTRNYRSGRHILDGAVRAIRPSTLVPDRVLLPAGDRPAQRITVHEAADEHAEAAFVARSIDRLLGGASFHSLDSGRVDGDGPGGIGFADIAVLYRTDSQSRAVLDELVRCGLPVQKRSHDPLSARPGVDHLMRELALMPAREGSVPERVRWAAEAVLTAMPDAGQEQTAEIHAAAELLTPLAQRCGDDVQRFRRELMLGAEVDALDPRADAISLLTLHAAKGLEFPVVFVVGCEDGLLPLHWPGSTPGDDDIAEERRLFFVGMTRAQDHLYLTRAARRTRHGTERDSRPSPFLAGLGEDIVERIAAPARRRTRATQLSLL
- a CDS encoding NmrA family NAD(P)-binding protein, producing the protein MYVITGASGRTGRAAASHLLENGHNVRAVGRNPRNLAHLADHGVQIHQADQSDPTAMTSALRGADAAYLVIQPNYIPDHPDFAAFQDHAAAALTDAVTQSGVPRVVALSSWGAQHTSGTGPVAGLHRFENRLSSIPGVDITWLRAGYYMENLLDHLDSVRTRRRIIAPFDPDVPLPLITTTDVGIAAAEELTRPQTGTLIRELHGERDVSMNEVARAIATAIDAPVTYERCTVETFHEQLREAGVSDNVAAMMAEVPHAVNTGHLRMTQPRTPETATPTSLETFIKTEFVPALNAF